The Melitaea cinxia chromosome 6, ilMelCinx1.1, whole genome shotgun sequence genome has a window encoding:
- the LOC123654472 gene encoding uncharacterized protein LOC123654472 encodes MAKWKVDLEASISNMVSTLLQPIKDDITSLRESVSFINSKYDEFNNKVIGLEKELKSLSSLSIELNTLKKKIDTLETENNSREQWSRRSNIEVYGIPERKNENLMEILKTISDRTGYQLNPSTDIDFVTRVAHSKSENRLIKPIVIKFLSRWKKDDFLALAKRLKLQCSDIGFAGNSSNVYFKEHLTHSNKALLQEAKKLAKEKIFSYVWIKNCTIMVRRTDTSPVLHILSNSDLTKIV; translated from the coding sequence ATGGCAAAATGGAAAGTAGATTTAGAAGCGTCGATAAGCAATATGGTGTCAACACTTCTTCAACCTATTAAGGACGATATTACAAGTTTGAGGGAATCTGTGTCGTTTATCAATTCGAAGTATGAtgagtttaataataaagtcaTTGGATTAGAAAAAGAATTAAAGTCCTTATCCTCACTGTCTATTGAACTGAATACTTTAAAGAAGAAAATTGATACTTTGGAAACTGAAAATAATAGCCGAGAGCAATGGTCACGTAGATCAAATATTGAAGTTTATGGTATACCTGAGAGGAAAAATGAAAACCTAATGgagattttaaaaacaatctcaGATCGTACTGGTTATCAATTAAATCCTTCTACAGATATTGATTTTGTTACCAGAGTTGCTCATAGTAAAAGCGAAAATCGGCTTATCAAACCTATAGTTATTAAGTTCCTGTCACGTTGGAAGAAGGATGACTTCTTGGCGTTAGCTAAAAGACTAAAACTCCAATGTAGTGATATTGGTTTTGCTGGTAATAGCTCTAATGTGTACTTTAAAGAACACCTGACACATTCTAACAAAGCTCTCCTGCAGGAAGCTAAAAAGTTGGCCAAAGAGAAAATTTTTTCCTATGTTTGGATAAAGAATTGTACTATTATGGTCCGACGTACAGATACCAGTCCAGTATTGCATATATTAAGCAACAGCGATTTGACAAAAATTGTGTGA